The following nucleotide sequence is from Thermomicrobiales bacterium.
CGCCGCGCGGCGCCTCCGACGGGATTCCATCAAGATTGAGGCATCTGACCGCTTCATTCATCGCGCGAACCACACGTTGTTCCGGGTTCAACCCACCCGCGCGTAGGACACCCGCCGGCCCTGTCCGGCAACCCGCGTTGCGACGGCGGCGGTCACCGGATCGCTGAGATCGCGCTCGATGATATCGAACCTGTCCGCGCCACTTGCAGCAAATCGCGGTCCGCCAGCCTTCTCGATGGTGCTTCGCAGCCGAGCCACAAACGCTTCCGGCGCATCAGCGGTCGAGAAGAAGACTGGGTGGAGCGGTCGCTCCAGATCATCGACATCGATATAGGCGCGGTACTTTCCGGCAGTCGAATAATCTTCCCAGCGCAATCCCCGGACATACGAAACCGGATAGCTGTCGCCCCTTGGAAGCGTGATCGTGCCCGCAGCAAAATCCACCTGCACGCCACATTGCCTGAAACCATCTGCGGTTATGACCGGCCTCTCGACATAGCTGATACATCTCTGACGCAGCCACTTCGCCGCAAACCAGATCGCCAACATCCCCAACGGCCAGACCCACCAGGGTTGGCTTTGGTAGATCGCAACGATTTCATTCCAGCTGATGCTCATCATCCTCGACCAGAAGTGGTTCATGCGCCAATGCGGCAACAATAGCTGGGTCGGGAGTCCCGCGTAAAGTTCTTACACCATGCGGACGGCCACCCTTCCTGTACTCAGAGCAAAAATGTCAAAGCAGGTTTGTGCGATCAGAGACGAGGTCCGTCGAGCCCGTCGCAAAAGGTCATCTATTTCAAGGCGCCATTCCAGACGCTAAGCTGGCATCATTGTTGCGGACAACGGATGGCAAAGATGGAAACTTTCTTGCGGGGCTTGCTCCTCATTCTCGGTGCAGCTTCTGTCGTGATTTCTCTTGGCCATATTGCACTGGGACCGGAGGTGATACCCGGCTCTGTTCCTGGCAACGCGACCATGGACAATCAGGATCGCTTCTTTGCCGCCCTGTTTCTATGCTACGGCGGCGCAGTCCTCTGGTGTCTCAAGGACTGGCGTTCCAAACTCCGCGAAATCCGCGTCCTTGCGGCCATCCTGTTCGTCGGCGGATTGGCTCGATTAGTGTCTATCGCGATTGTGGGGCTACCGCATCCATTCTATGTGACCATGATGATCGTCGAATTCGTGCTGCCAGTCTCGATCGTATGGGCGAGTGCAAAAATCATGCGTTCGGAGCGATCCGATTGATCGTCCGGCTCCGGAGAAATTGTTGTGGCAGCCGCGCTTGGCGCGCGACCGTGCTCTATTTCCAGCCGGCGCGCCGGCTTCCAACCGAACCCGCTTGCACCGGTTTCGGCCCCTTCGGGTAACGATCACTCTGCCAGATGCGCGCGCATCGCTCTATGGTGCAGCATGGCAACCGCATTGCTCATTGACGGGCTTGCTGAAAGCGTCTCACACCAAAACAGCATGTGGGCCCATGTTTAAACATTAGGGACGGAGGTATCGTTGTTTCCGGCCATTCACCGATGGGTTCAGCATCGTAGAGCGATCCGGCGCAGGTGGCGATCTGACGCCCGTCAATTGGTCGCTACTGATGAGGTCAACGCCTATTACGAGGCGCAACGCCGCGCCGCGCGTGCCCGTTATCACGAGGACCGGGACGAATTTTATCACTGGGCCAAAGTTGCGGCCGAGGTTGCGCGCCTCAGTCCCCGCGCCGAAATGAACATCGAAGTCGTCCGGCGGATCGCGGTCGAGGAGGAAACCAAGAGGATGTGAGGTTGGGCCTGCCGCTTGCGTGCGGCGGCAGGCAAGGGAAGCTGTGCCGCGCCTGGCTGCGAATAAATCCACCCCGGCACAATTGCCGGCTTGCCAGCCGCGCCCTGGCCTGCCTTGCTCTTCGTGGCGTCCGGATCCCGCCCCTACAGAAAAGGGGAGCGGAAACCGGATAGAGGACCGCGCAAGACGCGGAAAAAAAATGGAAAAAGCCGAGCTCGAAGAGCTGAGAGACAAGGTGAATTGCGGCGCGGTCCTGGAGACCGCCGGCTTTGCCGTCGATCTGAAGGAAAGCACCCGCAAGGCGGTCAAATACCGCCGCGGCGACGACATCATCATCGTCATTCACGAGGGCAAGGGCTGGTTCGATCCGCTGTCCGACGCCAAGGGGGACGTCTTCCGACTGGTCGAACATCTCGACGGCCTTCCCTTTGCGGCCGCGCTCTATGTCGTTGCCGATCTCATCGGTTTCGTGCCCACGGAGCCTGAATGGAAGCGGCCGTCACGCGCGCCCGCGGCCGACCTCACCATCCCCGAACGCTGGAAAGCGCGGCGCAAGCCGTGGCGCGGTTCTCTGACATGGCGCTATCTGCGCGACGAGCGTCACATCCCCGAAGCCATATTGAGAGCCGCGATTGCCCAGGACATCCTGCGGGAAGGCCCCCACGGGAGCATGTGGGCTGCCCATTGTTCTGGCTCCGGCGCCGTGACCGGCTGGGAGGAGCGCGGGCCGGACTGGCGTGGTTTTGCAACCGGCGGCGCGAAGGTCCTCTTCCGGTTCGGGACCGTCGACGGGCTGCGCCTTTGCGTCACCGAGGCCGCGATCGATGCCATGAGCCTCGCCGCGCTCGAAGAACAGCGCCCCGACACGCTCTATCTCAGCACCGGGGGCGGTTGGTCGCCGGCGAGTTCCGAAGCCCTGCTCGACCTCGCCGTTCGGGCAGACGCCCTTCTGGTCGCGGCCACCGACAACAATGCGCAAGGGGAGAGCTTTGCCGCGAGGCTTGAGACGCTCGCCGCCGATGCCGGTTGCGGGTTCGTGCGGCTGCGGCCGGAGCTGGAGGACTGGAACGAGGATCTGAAGGCAAAAAGAAGAAAGAAGGATGGAAGGGAGGAGGAGAGGGACGGTTGCCGCATGCCCGCCGGCCGCGTCAAGGGTGAAGCTCCGCCCGGCTGACGCCGGCCCTTGACCCGGCCGCACGGAGAGGCGGCCGCGGGGAGCGGTCCGGAAGGGCTGAAGAAGATGGTGACGCTGGAAAGGTGCGCCGCGCTTCAGCCCCGGGACAGGCCTCAAAGGAGCCCGCAATGACCTCTCCCATCCGCAAGATCCAGTTCGGAATCGCCGACCGCTACCAGATGTTCAGACTCTTCGACCGCCATGCGCAGCGGCCCGATCGCTGGCAGACCGACGGCAGCGCTCTTTACACCGGCGAATGGTTCGAGATCGCGCAAACCGAGCATGACTACATGCTCGAAATCCTGCCGCCGCTCTGGATGCGCGGCGAGATGTTCGCCATGCGCGAATTCCTGACCGGCAGCATCACCAGCGTCTTCTACACGCTCAGCATCAACGGCGTGACGCGATACTTCCACGCCTATTGCGATCTGTCCGACCCGCGCTCGCCCTATGAGATGCGCGACGCCATCGTCGAGCGCGAGCGCCGGCCGGTCAAGGCGATGACCCGCGACGAGCGGATCGAGCATATCTGGAGCGCCACACATGACGGCTATCGCGGCTATGCCGGCGCGGATTTCCGGCCCGAACATCGCGGCAATCGGACTGTCATCGTCTACGGCAAGCCGGGCACGCGGTTCGAACTGCTCGAGAGCCTGACTGATCAGCAGATTTCCGAAAAGCTGCCGGTTCATCTGCGCCACCTGCCGCTGCCCGAAGCCGCGTGAGGTCCCTCATGTTCACATTTCCCATTCTTGCGGTGCGCAAGGTCATCGCGCGCGGCGAAGAGGATGCGGCCGCCAATGGCGGCTTCCGCAATCCCTATTATGGCACCCGTCCGGGAGAGGGCGAGAAGCCCGGCTTCTGGCTCGTTGGCGACGAGGGCGTCTACATCATCTCCAACGGCAAGCTCGCCGAGGGTCAGAAACCACTCGTCGTTTACTCGACCGAATGCCATCCGAAGGGCGATACCGACTGGTGGGACTACAAGCGCCGGCACTTCGGCGGCGATGATGGCATCGAGTTCATCGATGCCGATCTGCTGGTTCCGAGCTTCAACCGCAGCTTCGGGATCACCCATCTCGGCATCCAGCTCACCGAGAACGACATCTCGTTCTCGCTGATCACCCGCTAACCCCTTTCTCAAATCCGCACGTCATTGACGCTGCCGGGTCTCCCGGCGGCGCGGCTTCGTGCGCCCGCATCACAGGAGAAACCATCAATGTCAGACCACGATCCCTTCACCCTCGACATGTTCGGCAGTTCGCAGAATGCCTTGTCATCCGGACTCGGCCTTGGCGTTACCGCCTTCGCCGAAACCCCGATGACCAAGACGGTCGAGGCCGATCCTCCAAAGGTGGCGGATGGTTCCAGACCCTCAGCATTCGAGAGATCAGCTGATCAGCATGTCAGCGAAGCAGCCGAACGCGGCAGCAACTTCCATCTTTCCGGAAGCCGGGGCTTGGCCAAGGGCTGGAAGGCCCGGGCACGGGACAATCTCGACGCCATTGCCCTTGCCGCGGCGATCGCGGCCGAGGACCGGCCCGCGACGCACGACGAGCAGGCTCGTCTCATCCGGTTCACCGGCTTCGGTGCGTCCGATCTCGCCAACACCATCTTCACCCGGCCCGGCGAGGAGGGGTTCCGCAAGGGATGGGAAGACCTCGGCGAAGGGCTGCAGGCGTCCGTGAACGAGGCCGACTACGCTTCGCTCGCCCGCTGCACGCAATATGCCCATTTTACGCCCGAGTTTATCGTCCGGGCGATCTGGAAGGGTCTCGAACGGCTCGGCTGGCGCGGCGGCCGCGTGCTCGAACCGGGCATCGGGACGGGACTGTTTCCAGCCCTGATGCCGGAGGCATTCCACGATGCGTCCATTGTCACCGGTGTCGAGCTCGATCCGGTCACCGCGCGGATCGCCCGGCTCCTGCAGCCGGTCGCCCGCATCATCGAGGGCGATTTCGCGCGCGTCGATATACCGGCGCATTTCGATCTGGCCATTGGCAATCCGCCGTTTTCCGACCGGATCGTTCGCTCGGATCGCGCCTACCGTTCGATGGGTCTGCGGCTGCATGATTATTTCATCGCCCGCTCGATCGATCTTTTGAAACCCGGCGCGCTCGCAGCCTTCGTCACTTCGTCGGGGACGATGGACAAGGCGGATGCCGGGGCCCGCGAGCACATCGCCAACTCGGCCGATCTGATTGCCGCGGTCCGTCTGCCCGAAGGCAGCTTTCGGCAGGATGCAGGCACCGACGTCGTCGTCGACATCCTGTTCTTCCGCAAGCGCAAGCCGGGCGAGCCGCAGGGCGACGCAAGCTGGCTCGATCTTGCCGAGGTCATCTCAGCGACCGAAAACAGCGAAGCGATCCGCGTCAATCGCTGGTTCGCAGAGCATTCAGACCATGTGCTCGGCCGCCACGCGACCACATCCGGTCCCTTCGGCGAGACCTACACCTGCCTCGCCGGCGCCGGCGACCTCGAAGCCGACCTCGACGCTGCCATCCTTTCCCTTCCGGAAGCCCTTTATGACGGCGAACCTGACGTGATCGATGTCGATCTCGAACTTGGGGCCAGCCTGACGGATATCGTCAGAACCGAGGATGCGCATGTCCGCGAGGGCAGTTTTGTCTTCGATGCGTCGAGGGGCCTGATGCAGGTGCTCGACGGCAAACCCCTTCCGGTTCCCGTCCGCATGGGCCGGTCCGGCGAAGGGTTTTCGGAGAAGCAGATCAACATCGTCAGGAAGCTGATCCCCGTGCGCGACGCCGTGCGCGCGGTCCTGAAGGCCCAGGAGACCGATCAGCCATGGCGCGACCTGCAGGTGAAGCTGCGCATCGCCTGGTCGAGCTTCGTCCGCGACTTCGGGCCGATCAATCACACCAAGGTGTCGATCACGGAGAACGCTGCGACGGGGGAGACCCGCGAAACGCATCGCCGCCCGAACCTGCAGCCCTTCCTCGATGATCCGGACTGCTGGCTGGTCGCCTCTATCGAGGCCTACGATCTCGACACCGACACGGCAAAGCCCGGCCCGATCTTTTCCGAACGGGTCATCGCCCCGCCATCGCCGCCCGTGATCACCAGTGCCGCCGATGCGCTCGCCGTCGTCCTGAACGAACGCGGTCATGTCGATCCCGACCATATCGCCGAGCTCTTGCATGAAGACCGCGAGACGGTCATCGAGGAACTCGGCAGCGCGATCTATCGCGATCCGGCGGACGGCTCCTGGCAGACGTCCGACGCCTATCTTTCCGGTCCCGTGCGCGACAAGCTGGCGATCGCCGAAGCCGCCGCCGAGCTCGACCCGGCCTACAGACGCAATGTCGAGGCGCTCGAAGGAGTGCAGCCGGCCGACCTCACCCCGTCCGAGATCACCGCGCGGCTTGGCGCGCCATGGGTTCCCGCCTCCGATGTCGTCGACTTCGTCAAGGAGACGATGGGGACCGACATCCGAATCCGTCACATGCCTGAACTCGCCTCCTGGACGGTCGACGCCCGCATGCTCGCCTACCGCGCCGAGGGTACGTCGGAATGGGGCACCAAACGCCGGCATGCCGGCGAACTGCTCGCCGATGCGCTCAACAGCCGGATCCCGCAGATCTTCGATACGGTGAAGGACGGCGACAGCGAACGGCGTGTCCTCAATGTCGTCGACACCGAGGCAGCCAAGGAGAAGCTGACCAAGATCAAGACCGCCTTCCAGACATGGGTCTGGTCCGATCCGGACCGGACCGACCGGCTGGTGCGGGTCTACAATGACACCTTCAATAATATCGCGCCCCGATCCTTCGACGGGGACCATCTGCAACTCCCGGGCGCCTCAGGCGCCTTTGTTCTTTATGGCCACCAGAAACGCGGCATCTGGCGGATCATCTCAGCGGGCGCGACCTATCTCGCGCACGCCGTCGGCGCCGGCAAGACCATGACGATGGCGGCCGCCATCATGGAGCAGCGCCGGCTCGGCCTGATCTCGAAAGCCATGCTGGTCGTGCCCGGCCACTGCCTGGCGCAGGCCGCCCGAGAATTCCTGGCGCTTTGTCCGACGGCGCGGATCCTGGTTGCGGATGAAACCAACTTCACTAAGGACAAGCGTCATCGCTTCCTGTCGCGCGCCGCGACGGCCAATTGGGATGCGATCATCATCACGCATTCCGCCTTCAAGTTCATCGCGGTCCCGGCCGAATTCGAGAAGCAGATGATCGAGGATGAGCTGGCGCTCTACGAAGAACTGCTCACCCGGGTCGAAAGCGACGACCGGGTGTCGCGCAAGCGTCTTGAACGACTGAAGGAGGGATTGCGTGACCGGCTGGATGCGCTCGGCTCCGTCAAGGACGACTTGCTGACGATTTCGGAGATTGGCGTCGATCAGATCATCGTCGACGAGGCGCAGGAGTTCCGCAAACTCTCCTTTGCCACCAACATGTCGACGCTCAAGGGCGTCGATCCGAACGGATCGCAGCGGGCCTGGGACCTCTATGTGAAGTCGCGGTTCATCGAGACGAAGAACCCCGGCCGCGCACTGGTGCTGGCCTCCGGAACGCCGATCACCAACACGCTTGGCGAGATGTTCTCGGTACAGCGCTTCCTCGGATTCGAAGCCCTGAAAGAGCGCGGGCTGCACGAGTTCGACGCCTGGGCCTCGACCTTCGGCGATGTGGCGACCGAGCTCGAATTGCAGCCATCGGGCAAATACAAGCCCGTCTCGCGCTTCGCGACCTTCGTCAACGTGCCGGAACTTATCGCCATGTTCCGCTCCTTCGCCGATGTCGTGCTGCCGGAGGATCTGAAGCAATATGTGAAAATCCCGGCCGTCTCGACCGGCAAGCGTCAGATCGTCACCGCCAAGCCGACCAATGACTTCAAGCTCTATCAACAGGTGCTCGAGGCGCGCATCAAGGCCATCGAAAAGCGCGAGGGACCGGCGCAACCCGGCGACGACATCCTGCTTTCCGTCATCACCGACGGGCGCCATGCAGCGATCGATCTTCGGCTGGTCGACCCCGACAATGACAATGAGCCAGACAACAAGCTCAACAAGCTGGTCGCCAACGCCTATCGCATCTGGTCCGACACCGCCGCAAACACCTATCTCACCAAGGACGGCAAGCCTTTCGATCTGCCGGGCGCGGCACAGATGATCTTCTCCGATCTCGGCACGATCAGTGTCGAGAAATCCCGTGGCTTTTCCGCTTATCGCTGGATCCGCGACGAGCTCGTCCGCCTCGGTGTCCCGGCCTCTGAAATCGCCTTCATGCAGGACTACAAGAAGACCGAGGCCAAGCACCGGCTCTTTGCCGACGTCAATGCGGGAAAAATCCGCTTCCTGATCGGCTCGTCGGAAACCATGGGCACCGGCGTCAACGCGCAGCTTCGCCTCAAGGCGCTCCACCATCTCGACGTGCCCTGGCTGCCCTCGCAGATCGAACAGCGCGAAGGCCGCATCGAGCGGCAGGGCAATCAGCATGGGGAGATCGATATCTTCGCCTACGCCACCGAAGGCTCGATGGATGCCCAGATGTGGCAGAACAACGAGCGCAAGGCCCGCTTCATCGCCGCAGCGCTCTCCGGCGACACATCAGTGCGCCGGCTTGAAGACCTGGGCGAAGGCCAGGCCAACCAGTTCGCCATGGCCAAGGCCATTGCCTCCGGCGATCAGCGCCTGATGCAGAAAGCGGGACTTGAAGCCGATATTGCGAGGCTGGAACGTTTGAGGGCCGCGCATCGCGACGATCTCTTCGCCGTCCGCCGGCAAATCCGCAATGCCGAGCGCGACATCGCGCACGATACGCGGCGGATCGCTGAGATCGGCAAGGATATCGAGCGCCGGATTCCAACGACAGGCGACGCCTTCGCCATGACTATTGCCGGGCAATCCTTCGCCGAGCGCAAGCCCGCGGGCCGCGCGCTGATGAAGGAAATCATGACGCTGGTACATCTGCGGGAGGAAGACGAAAAGACCATCGCCAATATCGGCGACTTCGATCTCGTCTTCTCCGGCCACCGCTTCGGCAACGACGAATTCCAATATGATGTCGCGCTCGCGCGGACCGGTGCGGAGACCGACATCGATCTCGCCCTGACGGTCACGCCGCTCGGCGCGATCTCGCGCATCGAACATGTGCTTTCAAGTTTCGAGGACGAGCGGTCGCAATACCGTTTCAGGCTCGATGACGCGAAGCGCCGGCTGGCCTCCTACCAGTCCCGCCAGGGTGGAGAATTTGGTTTCGAGAAAGAGCTTGCCGACAAGCGCCGGCAGCTCGATGCCATCGAGGCCGATCTGGCGGACGAAGTGATCGAGGAGGCCCGCAATGCCGCAGCTTGATATCCGTTCTTTCGTCGTCATATCGACTGCACACGTATCCGAGGCGACGCCAAGATGCCTCGAAACAGGCCATGTCGAGGACCGGCCCTGGGCTGGTGGACCCTACGGAACCTATGGTTGGTTTCTCTACGCCCACGACGAGAATCGCGGTGCCGGTGCCGACGCTATTCCCGACGATCTGATGGCCGTCATGGAATGGGCGCGGTCGCAAGGGTGCCACTACCTCCTTCTCGACCGCGACGGCGACACCGTCGACGGTCTGGATATTTATGAGTGGTAACGCCCGCCGATCACCGGTCGCTCATCGCGCAGCAATGCCTGTGACGCCGGAAAAGTCAGAAAGAAGAAAAAGGCGGAAAAGCAGGGACCGGTCGCAGACCGGTTGGACCGGAGACGCTGGCGCTCAACCGCCGCCTGCGCCATCCCGGCCCGTCATCCTTCGCAGGGCTTGTCAGCCCCGCTTGTCCGGCCGGGCAGGGACGCTCGGCCGCAGTTGCACCGGCCCGCCCGCTCCGCGGTCCCGTGAGTGTCTTCGAGAAGAAGACGAGAAAGGGAACCGGCGGCATGCCGGGTTCTCAAACCCAACAAGGAGCTTCCCATGCATATCATCAAGATCGACCCGCGCGCGCTCAAGGACAATCCCGACGATGCCCGCAAGTCCAAATCCACGCCGCAGGGCGATGCGCTGCTCGCCGCGACCATCATGGC
It contains:
- a CDS encoding DUF4345 domain-containing protein; protein product: METFLRGLLLILGAASVVISLGHIALGPEVIPGSVPGNATMDNQDRFFAALFLCYGGAVLWCLKDWRSKLREIRVLAAILFVGGLARLVSIAIVGLPHPFYVTMMIVEFVLPVSIVWASAKIMRSERSD
- a CDS encoding DUF3991 and toprim domain-containing protein: MEKAELEELRDKVNCGAVLETAGFAVDLKESTRKAVKYRRGDDIIIVIHEGKGWFDPLSDAKGDVFRLVEHLDGLPFAAALYVVADLIGFVPTEPEWKRPSRAPAADLTIPERWKARRKPWRGSLTWRYLRDERHIPEAILRAAIAQDILREGPHGSMWAAHCSGSGAVTGWEERGPDWRGFATGGAKVLFRFGTVDGLRLCVTEAAIDAMSLAALEEQRPDTLYLSTGGGWSPASSEALLDLAVRADALLVAATDNNAQGESFAARLETLAADAGCGFVRLRPELEDWNEDLKAKRRKKDGREEERDGCRMPAGRVKGEAPPG
- a CDS encoding DUF1419 domain-containing protein, producing MTSPIRKIQFGIADRYQMFRLFDRHAQRPDRWQTDGSALYTGEWFEIAQTEHDYMLEILPPLWMRGEMFAMREFLTGSITSVFYTLSINGVTRYFHAYCDLSDPRSPYEMRDAIVERERRPVKAMTRDERIEHIWSATHDGYRGYAGADFRPEHRGNRTVIVYGKPGTRFELLESLTDQQISEKLPVHLRHLPLPEAA
- a CDS encoding DUF3085 domain-containing protein yields the protein MRSLMFTFPILAVRKVIARGEEDAAANGGFRNPYYGTRPGEGEKPGFWLVGDEGVYIISNGKLAEGQKPLVVYSTECHPKGDTDWWDYKRRHFGGDDGIEFIDADLLVPSFNRSFGITHLGIQLTENDISFSLITR
- a CDS encoding DEAD/DEAH box helicase family protein: MSDHDPFTLDMFGSSQNALSSGLGLGVTAFAETPMTKTVEADPPKVADGSRPSAFERSADQHVSEAAERGSNFHLSGSRGLAKGWKARARDNLDAIALAAAIAAEDRPATHDEQARLIRFTGFGASDLANTIFTRPGEEGFRKGWEDLGEGLQASVNEADYASLARCTQYAHFTPEFIVRAIWKGLERLGWRGGRVLEPGIGTGLFPALMPEAFHDASIVTGVELDPVTARIARLLQPVARIIEGDFARVDIPAHFDLAIGNPPFSDRIVRSDRAYRSMGLRLHDYFIARSIDLLKPGALAAFVTSSGTMDKADAGAREHIANSADLIAAVRLPEGSFRQDAGTDVVVDILFFRKRKPGEPQGDASWLDLAEVISATENSEAIRVNRWFAEHSDHVLGRHATTSGPFGETYTCLAGAGDLEADLDAAILSLPEALYDGEPDVIDVDLELGASLTDIVRTEDAHVREGSFVFDASRGLMQVLDGKPLPVPVRMGRSGEGFSEKQINIVRKLIPVRDAVRAVLKAQETDQPWRDLQVKLRIAWSSFVRDFGPINHTKVSITENAATGETRETHRRPNLQPFLDDPDCWLVASIEAYDLDTDTAKPGPIFSERVIAPPSPPVITSAADALAVVLNERGHVDPDHIAELLHEDRETVIEELGSAIYRDPADGSWQTSDAYLSGPVRDKLAIAEAAAELDPAYRRNVEALEGVQPADLTPSEITARLGAPWVPASDVVDFVKETMGTDIRIRHMPELASWTVDARMLAYRAEGTSEWGTKRRHAGELLADALNSRIPQIFDTVKDGDSERRVLNVVDTEAAKEKLTKIKTAFQTWVWSDPDRTDRLVRVYNDTFNNIAPRSFDGDHLQLPGASGAFVLYGHQKRGIWRIISAGATYLAHAVGAGKTMTMAAAIMEQRRLGLISKAMLVVPGHCLAQAAREFLALCPTARILVADETNFTKDKRHRFLSRAATANWDAIIITHSAFKFIAVPAEFEKQMIEDELALYEELLTRVESDDRVSRKRLERLKEGLRDRLDALGSVKDDLLTISEIGVDQIIVDEAQEFRKLSFATNMSTLKGVDPNGSQRAWDLYVKSRFIETKNPGRALVLASGTPITNTLGEMFSVQRFLGFEALKERGLHEFDAWASTFGDVATELELQPSGKYKPVSRFATFVNVPELIAMFRSFADVVLPEDLKQYVKIPAVSTGKRQIVTAKPTNDFKLYQQVLEARIKAIEKREGPAQPGDDILLSVITDGRHAAIDLRLVDPDNDNEPDNKLNKLVANAYRIWSDTAANTYLTKDGKPFDLPGAAQMIFSDLGTISVEKSRGFSAYRWIRDELVRLGVPASEIAFMQDYKKTEAKHRLFADVNAGKIRFLIGSSETMGTGVNAQLRLKALHHLDVPWLPSQIEQREGRIERQGNQHGEIDIFAYATEGSMDAQMWQNNERKARFIAAALSGDTSVRRLEDLGEGQANQFAMAKAIASGDQRLMQKAGLEADIARLERLRAAHRDDLFAVRRQIRNAERDIAHDTRRIAEIGKDIERRIPTTGDAFAMTIAGQSFAERKPAGRALMKEIMTLVHLREEDEKTIANIGDFDLVFSGHRFGNDEFQYDVALARTGAETDIDLALTVTPLGAISRIEHVLSSFEDERSQYRFRLDDAKRRLASYQSRQGGEFGFEKELADKRRQLDAIEADLADEVIEEARNAAA